From the genome of Colwellia psychrerythraea 34H, one region includes:
- the rsmI gene encoding 16S rRNA (cytidine(1402)-2'-O)-methyltransferase yields MSETTLTPATLYIVATPIGNLSDISQRAIDILTQVDVIACEDTRHTGKLLSAFSIKNKTMSLHDHNERQRQDQVASMLQEGKTIALVSDAGTPLISDPGFHLVRHCRSLGLQVSPIPGACAAIAALSVAGLPTDRFSFEGFLPSKSGARQATLTALADESRTMVFYDAPRRAIDTVQDIVTTLGGDRYIVIARELTKTFETIHSDTAENLLAWLEQDANQLKGEMVLIIEGYKATENEISAEVINTLKLLLAEMKPKKACAIAAEIYGVKKNALYEVALGLK; encoded by the coding sequence ATGAGTGAAACAACCCTAACCCCTGCGACTCTATATATTGTCGCCACCCCAATTGGTAATTTAAGCGATATCAGCCAAAGGGCAATTGATATATTAACGCAAGTTGATGTTATTGCGTGTGAAGATACTCGACACACGGGGAAATTGCTGTCTGCATTTTCTATTAAAAATAAAACCATGTCATTACATGACCATAATGAACGTCAACGGCAGGACCAAGTGGCTAGTATGTTACAAGAGGGCAAAACTATTGCGCTTGTATCCGATGCAGGAACACCATTAATCAGTGACCCTGGTTTTCACCTAGTTCGCCATTGTCGAAGCCTTGGCTTACAAGTTTCACCTATCCCCGGTGCCTGTGCTGCTATAGCTGCTTTATCGGTTGCGGGTTTACCAACGGATAGATTTAGCTTTGAGGGTTTTTTACCTTCTAAGTCCGGTGCCAGACAAGCAACGTTAACTGCGTTGGCCGATGAATCTCGCACTATGGTTTTTTATGATGCACCACGCAGGGCTATCGACACGGTTCAAGATATTGTTACGACTTTGGGCGGTGATCGTTATATTGTTATCGCTCGAGAATTAACAAAAACATTTGAAACTATTCACAGCGACACCGCTGAAAACCTACTTGCTTGGCTGGAACAAGATGCTAATCAGTTAAAGGGTGAAATGGTGTTGATCATTGAAGGTTATAAAGCGACTGAAAATGAAATTTCTGCAGAGGTGATTAATACGCTGAAATTACTACTTGCAGAGATGAAGCCTAAAAAGGCGTGTGCTATTGCGGCTGAAATTTATGGTGTGAAGAAAAATGCATTATATGAAGTTGCTTTAGGACTTAAGTAA
- a CDS encoding penicillin-binding protein activator: MHFHHFKSRVLPALLLIFLTSCSTKQAPDATTKTQALTKIEEIDVDAGALSAEQHVELAKTLNTNGAVNELLTATKLFYQQENYVKALWLADKTMPLVDDNVINFSHEKVQLALIKASSLQQLSYYPESHIELNQLEQYATENSILLTATYYRLLSAAFHEEGQPISALNAQLFEFSATPASTQSQQQISDIWHNFQTLSQWQLNMLALDKAPERKGWLMLTNLANKFGGNQAQMKYHLSTWQKKFKLHPANVIAKQLSSQAISTKDIKNIAVILPLSGKQQSSGRAIQQGILASFANDNTKNLHFVDSNTVNWYGLTNDFTTLKVDYVIGPLLKSNVDKYISHTSAQTQSKNNDLLNASSGLFDINKAEGALDTSSISQNKTADYITAIDSDSAIKSYLEPTQDSKAIDTLLLNIPAKSSLTRHHTVLSMRPEDEAKQAAATLSRQKFQHPVVLSQENIVSKRIAQAFVKQWQRITGNTIEVVYYDTGAQMQENIKASLSVDKSKTRITKLKSRLNQSIKTKTRNRRDIDMIYLVGTPEQTRLVKPYIEVNISEFAEIIPVFASSRSHSTQTDYSSNSDLQGLTFTEIPWLLASEQNVELAVLSQELWPKRSDGLSRLFAMGYDSYQLINKIPLMQQAPYLHHWGQTGVLKLNKNSILTRSLLWGVYKKNRVVSIVME; this comes from the coding sequence ATGCATTTTCACCATTTTAAATCTCGAGTATTACCTGCCCTGTTGCTTATTTTTCTTACAAGTTGCAGTACTAAGCAAGCTCCTGATGCTACAACAAAAACTCAAGCACTCACTAAAATTGAAGAAATTGATGTCGATGCAGGAGCCTTGTCTGCTGAGCAACACGTTGAACTTGCTAAAACATTAAACACCAACGGCGCAGTTAATGAATTATTGACTGCAACCAAACTATTTTATCAGCAAGAAAATTATGTAAAGGCACTTTGGCTTGCAGATAAAACCATGCCATTGGTCGATGACAATGTAATCAATTTTAGTCATGAGAAAGTTCAGTTAGCTCTGATTAAAGCAAGTAGTTTGCAACAACTCAGTTATTACCCTGAGAGTCATATAGAGCTTAATCAACTTGAGCAATACGCTACTGAAAATAGCATTCTACTTACTGCGACCTATTACCGATTATTAAGTGCTGCGTTTCATGAGGAGGGGCAACCTATATCTGCTTTAAATGCCCAGTTGTTTGAATTTTCAGCAACTCCGGCTAGCACACAAAGCCAACAGCAAATATCGGATATTTGGCATAACTTTCAGACCCTATCCCAATGGCAGCTCAACATGCTTGCGTTGGATAAAGCGCCTGAGCGTAAAGGTTGGTTAATGTTAACTAACTTAGCGAATAAGTTTGGTGGCAATCAAGCACAAATGAAATACCATTTGAGCACATGGCAGAAAAAATTCAAACTCCATCCAGCGAATGTCATCGCAAAACAGCTTTCTTCTCAAGCGATCTCAACGAAAGATATAAAAAATATAGCAGTGATTTTGCCCTTAAGTGGTAAACAACAATCTTCTGGACGTGCAATACAACAAGGTATTTTGGCCAGCTTTGCCAACGACAACACTAAAAACCTGCACTTTGTCGATAGTAATACAGTCAACTGGTACGGGTTAACTAATGATTTTACAACATTAAAAGTCGATTATGTGATCGGTCCATTACTTAAATCTAATGTTGATAAATACATCAGCCATACCAGCGCACAAACACAATCGAAAAATAATGACTTGCTTAATGCCAGTTCGGGTTTATTTGATATCAATAAAGCCGAGGGTGCCTTAGACACATCATCAATTAGCCAAAATAAAACAGCTGATTATATCACTGCTATCGACAGCGATTCTGCGATAAAGAGCTATTTAGAGCCAACACAAGACAGTAAAGCGATAGATACTTTACTGTTAAATATCCCGGCAAAATCTTCTTTAACACGTCATCATACTGTGCTTTCTATGCGCCCAGAAGACGAAGCCAAACAAGCCGCAGCAACGCTGAGTCGTCAAAAATTTCAGCATCCCGTGGTATTAAGCCAAGAAAATATTGTCAGTAAGCGAATTGCTCAAGCTTTTGTCAAACAGTGGCAGCGGATTACAGGTAACACTATTGAGGTTGTCTATTATGATACTGGCGCTCAAATGCAAGAGAATATTAAAGCCAGTTTATCGGTAGATAAAAGTAAGACTCGTATTACTAAACTCAAAAGCCGTTTGAACCAGAGTATTAAAACTAAAACCCGTAATCGACGTGATATAGATATGATTTATCTCGTTGGCACCCCTGAGCAAACGCGCCTAGTAAAGCCGTATATCGAAGTCAACATAAGTGAATTTGCTGAAATAATTCCTGTTTTTGCTAGCTCACGAAGCCACAGTACTCAAACTGATTACAGCAGTAATAGCGACTTACAAGGATTAACGTTTACCGAAATCCCTTGGTTGCTAGCCAGCGAGCAAAACGTAGAATTGGCGGTTCTTAGTCAAGAACTTTGGCCAAAGCGTAGTGATGGCTTATCTCGACTTTTTGCGATGGGATATGACAGCTACCAACTCATTAATAAGATTCCATTAATGCAACAAGCGCCTTATCTCCATCACTGGGGACAAACCGGAGTACTCAAGCTCAATAAAAATAGCATTTTGACACGCAGCTTACTTTGGGGTGTTTACAAGAAAAACAGGGTGGTTTCTATTGTTATGGAATAA
- a CDS encoding YraN family protein — MLWNNKTSAKNTSSTDKGQVTESYAQQYLSKQGLRFIERNFHSRQGEIDLIMLDGDTYVFVEVKYRKSKGFGGAIAAISASKQNKVKHCITFYLHQNGLNEYNTPCRVDVVALEGDITQPQVTWLKNAF; from the coding sequence TTGTTATGGAATAATAAAACCTCAGCCAAAAATACAAGCAGTACCGATAAAGGACAAGTTACGGAAAGCTATGCACAGCAGTATTTGTCTAAACAAGGCCTAAGGTTTATTGAAAGAAATTTCCACTCTCGCCAAGGTGAAATTGATCTTATTATGCTTGATGGTGATACTTATGTTTTTGTTGAAGTAAAATATCGTAAAAGCAAAGGCTTTGGTGGTGCAATTGCCGCTATTTCAGCGAGTAAACAAAATAAGGTTAAACATTGCATAACATTTTATCTACATCAAAACGGATTAAATGAATATAATACTCCCTGCCGCGTAGATGTGGTAGCGCTTGAAGGTGATATTACTCAGCCACAAGTTACTTGGTTAAAAAATGCCTTTTAG
- a CDS encoding phosphoheptose isomerase: MLEQIKNNFTESIQTQIAASELLGPSIEHAGMMMVQCLLGGNKIISCGNGGSAGHAQHFCAQLLNKYETERPSLPAISLNSDISTITSIANDYQYDEVFSKQIRALGHNGDVLLAISTSGNSRNVVKAIESAVSRDIPIIALTGFDGGDISGLLGEGDVEIRVPSARTSRIQEVHLVVLHSLCEIIDTTLFPQGDS; encoded by the coding sequence ATGCTAGAACAGATCAAAAACAATTTTACCGAGAGCATTCAAACACAAATAGCTGCTAGCGAGTTGTTAGGACCATCTATTGAACATGCTGGTATGATGATGGTTCAATGCTTGCTTGGCGGCAATAAAATTATCTCTTGTGGCAATGGTGGCTCTGCTGGCCATGCCCAACATTTTTGTGCCCAATTACTCAACAAATATGAAACTGAACGCCCTAGCCTGCCAGCAATATCTCTAAACAGTGATATATCAACCATTACTTCAATCGCTAATGATTACCAATATGATGAAGTTTTTTCCAAACAGATAAGAGCCCTTGGTCATAATGGCGATGTATTATTAGCTATTTCTACCAGTGGTAACTCACGAAATGTAGTTAAAGCTATTGAGAGTGCAGTATCTCGTGATATTCCAATTATTGCCTTAACAGGATTCGACGGTGGTGATATTTCAGGATTATTAGGTGAAGGCGATGTTGAAATCCGCGTTCCATCAGCAAGAACCTCTAGAATTCAGGAGGTTCATTTAGTTGTATTGCATAGTTTATGTGAGATTATTGATACTACCCTATTCCCGCAAGGTGATTCATAA
- a CDS encoding BON domain-containing protein: MLILKNGLSALANKKTARIAGLLMLASALQGCAVATVVAVTAGATMVADRRTFSKQIDDQSIEFIAHNELNKQKALSNNTNLHVISMNGTVLVIGQAPNSYLRDLAIKTIQDVPDIVTIHNQVRIGSTTALSTQSNDIWLTSKVKSALLTNGEVNAKDIKVVTENSEVFLLGLVTKKEANIVVEITRNINGVSRVFKAFEYI; encoded by the coding sequence ATGCTTATTCTAAAAAATGGCTTATCTGCATTGGCTAACAAAAAAACTGCACGAATTGCAGGACTTCTCATGCTCGCTTCAGCGCTGCAAGGGTGTGCCGTTGCAACGGTAGTTGCCGTTACCGCTGGTGCCACTATGGTGGCAGATAGGAGAACTTTTAGTAAACAAATTGATGATCAAAGTATTGAGTTTATCGCTCATAATGAATTAAATAAACAAAAGGCATTGTCTAATAACACGAACTTACATGTGATTAGTATGAACGGCACTGTTTTAGTTATTGGCCAGGCTCCTAATAGCTACCTGAGAGACCTCGCGATAAAAACCATCCAAGATGTTCCAGATATTGTAACGATACATAATCAGGTCCGTATTGGCTCTACAACAGCGCTCTCGACACAGAGTAATGATATTTGGCTAACCTCTAAAGTCAAATCAGCTTTGCTTACCAATGGCGAAGTTAATGCCAAAGATATTAAGGTTGTCACCGAAAATTCTGAAGTATTTCTTTTAGGTTTGGTCACTAAGAAAGAAGCGAATATTGTTGTAGAAATCACGCGTAACATCAACGGTGTCAGCCGTGTATTTAAGGCTTTTGAGTATATTTAA
- a CDS encoding ClpXP protease specificity-enhancing factor: MDDATPNSMSSNKPYLVKAFYEWISDNDLTPYIMVDVNVYGVLVPMSYVADGQIVLNVASSAVGTIALGDKAIEFSARFGGKLEHITVPYGAVGAIYAKENGAGTSLPIEHPVEDEDDVVDVIPEKPKSTLSSVASTGSETEKSSKPKGKSKASLKIIK, from the coding sequence ATGGATGACGCAACACCTAACTCAATGAGCTCAAATAAGCCTTATTTAGTTAAGGCTTTCTATGAGTGGATTTCAGACAATGACCTAACGCCATACATCATGGTTGACGTCAATGTTTATGGTGTATTAGTGCCGATGAGTTACGTTGCTGATGGGCAGATTGTTTTAAATGTTGCCAGTTCAGCTGTTGGTACTATCGCATTGGGTGATAAAGCTATTGAGTTTAGTGCCCGTTTTGGCGGTAAGTTAGAGCACATCACGGTACCTTATGGTGCTGTAGGTGCTATATACGCCAAAGAAAATGGCGCAGGAACTTCATTACCAATCGAACATCCTGTTGAGGATGAAGATGACGTGGTTGATGTGATTCCTGAAAAACCAAAGTCTACTTTAAGTAGTGTTGCTTCAACGGGTAGTGAGACAGAAAAGTCGAGCAAGCCCAAAGGAAAAAGTAAAGCTAGCCTAAAAATTATTAAATAA
- the sspA gene encoding stringent starvation protein SspA, with product MAVAANKRSVMTLFSHADDMYSHQTRIVLAEKGVGVDINLVDLANLPEDLLDLNPYGTVPTLIDRELALYEAKIIVEYLDERFPHPPLMPVYPVARGRSRLLMHRMEQDWYSLTKLIMSGTATEAAKARQELKESLLSIAPILNEAPYFMSEEYSLVDCYLAPLLWRLPVFGIELTGQGSKELKTYMLRVFERESFQASLTEEERELRFGHPA from the coding sequence ATGGCCGTAGCAGCAAATAAACGCTCTGTGATGACGTTGTTCTCTCATGCCGATGATATGTACAGTCATCAGACACGCATTGTTCTAGCAGAAAAAGGTGTTGGTGTTGACATCAACTTAGTTGATTTAGCTAACTTGCCTGAAGACCTATTGGACTTGAATCCATATGGTACAGTACCGACTTTAATTGATCGTGAATTAGCACTATATGAAGCTAAAATCATTGTTGAATATTTAGATGAACGTTTTCCTCATCCACCATTGATGCCAGTTTACCCTGTAGCACGTGGTCGTAGCCGTTTATTGATGCATCGTATGGAACAAGATTGGTATAGTCTTACTAAATTGATTATGTCTGGCACTGCAACAGAAGCAGCAAAAGCGCGTCAAGAATTGAAAGAAAGTTTACTAAGTATTGCACCAATTTTAAACGAAGCACCATACTTTATGAGCGAAGAGTACAGTTTGGTTGATTGTTATTTAGCACCATTATTATGGCGTTTACCTGTATTTGGTATTGAATTGACCGGTCAAGGTTCAAAAGAACTTAAAACCTATATGTTACGTGTATTTGAACGTGAATCATTCCAAGCTTCATTGACTGAAGAAGAACGTGAATTACGCTTTGGTCATCCAGCCTAA
- a CDS encoding cytochrome c1, translated as MKKLIIAATFGILFSVTTLLSFTAVASGPSIHLDKANNDLSDKESLKKGFKTYLNYCLGCHQLQYQRYNRTFDDLGIDKADGVANFMPTGDKVGGHILNTMPEKEAAKWFGSAPPDLTLEARLRSPDWIYTYLRSFYIDESRPFDVNNTVFKDVGMPHVLQSLQGVSTLVVHKELDEHGEEHEVSSLSPAMGGSLTAEEYDVVVRDLTNFLEYVGEPNKLERKALGYWVLAFLFFFFIISYFLKKEYWKDVH; from the coding sequence ATGAAAAAATTAATTATAGCCGCTACTTTCGGCATACTTTTCAGCGTAACGACACTGTTGTCGTTCACTGCTGTGGCTTCAGGGCCTAGTATTCATCTAGATAAAGCTAATAATGATTTATCAGATAAAGAGTCTTTGAAAAAAGGTTTTAAAACATATTTGAACTATTGTTTAGGCTGTCATCAGTTACAATACCAACGTTATAATCGTACTTTTGACGATTTAGGTATTGATAAAGCTGATGGTGTGGCTAACTTCATGCCTACAGGTGACAAAGTTGGTGGTCACATTCTAAATACCATGCCGGAAAAAGAAGCGGCAAAATGGTTTGGTAGCGCGCCACCAGATTTAACGTTGGAAGCACGTTTACGTAGTCCTGATTGGATCTATACTTACTTACGTTCTTTTTATATTGATGAATCACGTCCATTTGACGTAAATAACACAGTATTTAAAGATGTAGGTATGCCGCACGTTTTACAAAGTTTGCAAGGTGTAAGTACGTTAGTTGTACATAAAGAGCTTGACGAACATGGCGAAGAGCACGAAGTCTCTAGCTTATCACCAGCAATGGGTGGTAGTTTAACTGCTGAAGAGTATGATGTAGTAGTACGTGACTTAACAAACTTCTTAGAATATGTTGGTGAGCCGAATAAACTTGAGCGTAAAGCCCTTGGTTATTGGGTATTGGCTTTCTTATTCTTCTTCTTTATTATTTCTTATTTCCTTAAGAAAGAATATTGGAAAGACGTACACTAA